A single region of the Cloacibacillus sp. genome encodes:
- a CDS encoding substrate-binding domain-containing protein: MDGVTEIMKKFAIALAALLICSPAFAGTIKLSSTIGPVDAGIIPLLAETYKAKTGTDFVIEKAGTGATLNKAKSGNFDMVVVHARALEEQFIAEGYGQNRRDFMYNDFIILGPQEDPAGIKGMKSAAEALKKIAAAKAPFISRGDMSGTHVAEMNVWKAAGIAPDGEKDEWYTVFSLGKLGNGPTTDFTNRRGAYTIMDRATYLTKKKGLKIIPLVEGDPILLNLIAAIEVNPKRFPQVNNADVVKFVDWVCGDEAQTIIKDFKVKQYGEPLFFPNSDEWNKKHGK; the protein is encoded by the coding sequence ATGGACGGTGTAACTGAGATCATGAAAAAATTTGCCATCGCGCTCGCCGCTCTTCTCATATGTTCGCCCGCCTTCGCCGGCACGATAAAGCTGTCGAGCACAATCGGCCCCGTCGACGCGGGCATCATCCCGCTTCTTGCCGAGACATACAAGGCGAAGACCGGCACCGACTTTGTCATCGAAAAGGCGGGGACCGGCGCGACACTCAACAAGGCCAAAAGCGGAAACTTCGATATGGTCGTCGTGCACGCGCGCGCCCTCGAGGAGCAGTTTATCGCCGAGGGCTACGGACAGAACCGCAGGGACTTTATGTACAACGACTTTATCATTCTCGGCCCTCAGGAGGACCCCGCGGGCATCAAGGGCATGAAATCCGCCGCCGAGGCGCTTAAAAAGATCGCCGCGGCCAAGGCCCCCTTCATCAGCCGCGGGGACATGTCCGGTACGCACGTCGCGGAGATGAACGTCTGGAAGGCGGCGGGGATCGCTCCCGACGGCGAAAAGGACGAATGGTACACGGTATTCTCACTCGGCAAGCTCGGCAACGGCCCGACCACCGACTTCACCAACCGGCGCGGCGCCTACACTATCATGGACAGGGCCACCTACCTCACAAAGAAGAAGGGGCTCAAGATAATCCCGCTCGTAGAGGGCGACCCGATCCTGCTGAACCTCATCGCGGCGATCGAGGTAAACCCGAAACGCTTCCCGCAGGTGAATAACGCCGACGTCGTGAAATTCGTCGACTGGGTCTGCGGCGACGAAGCGCAGACGATAATCAAGGACTTCAAGGTGAAGCAGTACGGCGAACCGCTCTTCTTCCCAAACTCCGACGAATGGAACAAAAAGCACGGCAAATAA
- a CDS encoding ABC transporter permease, with translation MDFIADGFIQAFSLLFSMDEETMNILVTTLQLTAVSMGGILLIGLPLGFLLGYFDFPGKRCVRTVVDTLLALPTVVIGLLVYAFISRRGPLGGWDLLFTIEGMAIGQIILGTPIVVAYTATAIEGLDNRLRQTLMTLGASGAKLAMTSLWEARFLVLVAALTAFGRIVGEVGSAMMLGGNIKWHTCTITTAITLETGKGDFALGIALGVILILISLILNISLTFLRRRTQN, from the coding sequence ATGGATTTCATAGCGGACGGATTCATACAGGCTTTCAGTCTCCTCTTCTCAATGGACGAGGAGACTATGAACATCCTTGTCACCACGCTGCAGCTGACGGCGGTTTCGATGGGGGGTATACTGCTCATCGGGCTGCCTCTCGGCTTCCTTCTCGGGTACTTTGATTTCCCCGGCAAACGCTGCGTCCGTACCGTGGTAGACACGCTGCTCGCGCTGCCGACCGTGGTCATCGGCCTGCTCGTCTACGCCTTTATCTCGCGGCGCGGTCCGCTTGGCGGCTGGGACCTGCTCTTTACGATTGAGGGCATGGCCATCGGGCAGATCATCCTCGGGACGCCGATCGTGGTCGCCTATACGGCGACGGCGATCGAGGGGCTTGACAACCGCCTGCGCCAGACGCTGATGACGTTGGGAGCCTCGGGCGCGAAGCTTGCGATGACGAGCCTGTGGGAGGCCCGCTTTCTCGTCCTTGTCGCCGCGCTGACGGCCTTTGGCCGCATCGTCGGTGAAGTCGGCTCCGCGATGATGCTCGGCGGCAACATCAAATGGCACACGTGCACGATAACCACGGCCATCACTTTGGAGACCGGCAAAGGCGACTTTGCCCTCGGCATCGCCCTCGGCGTTATCCTCATCCTCATATCCCTGATACTCAACATCTCTCTGACATTCCTGCGCCGCAGGACGCAAAACTAA